AAAAAAGATCCCTCAATGCCTCCTCTCTGTTAACGGATAGTTCCGGGCGTCTGGTCTTAACTATAAGAGTGGTATACTCATAAACTAGCTCAAATAAAGAATAAAAAGATGAAACGTCAAACCTGTAGTTCATTAAACTCTTTTTGAAAGAAGAGAATCGGATGGAAAGGTCATCGATTATACGCTTTGTGTTCTCCGTTTCCGTTATGGCGGAATAGGATATTCGCTGCAATAAATCCTGAGTAAAAAAAAGGAGTAAGAATGAATTGCATACGTCGTCAAATGAATGCGAATACATCTCCGCAATAGATTTTATTTTTTTTATTAAACTGCTCTTTTTTATATCAAGATCAGTAAATGTATCCATTATTGGGCCTTCCTTGTAGAAGTTCATTAAAAATTAAACGGTCTACGACAAAGCGTTCAGCTTGCCCCTTCAATCAAAAAATACCATTCCCTTGTAGGGTTTCTCGCGGCAGGCCGCCAACCGTTGGGCGAGGTCACCGACGTGCGCTTCGAGTTTGTGTCCGTCCGGATCGAGAAAATACCAGGAGTCGCCTTCGCTTTTATTGGCTTTCCAGTTTACAACGCCAGACTGTTCGAGGCGCGCAACAAAACCGGCGAAATCGCTTTCGCTAATGCTAAAGGCGTAATGGGTGTAATCGCTGCGCTGCGGCGGAACATATTCACGCTGCGCATCCACCGACAAACACAGCCACAGTTCGCCGCAGGTAAGGTAAGCGCCGTTGTCCCAGCGCGCATGCAGTTTCAAGCCGAGCAGCCGATGGTAAAAATCAACGCTGCGGGCCAGATCGCTGACTGCGAGTGTTAAATGGTTGAGCCCCTGCAACATGGTCTGTTTCCCCCGAAAATGTTCAGACATTAAATGCTGGAGCCATTCTTTCCTGCTCAGCACGCGAAATATTCATAGATTCAGCGATCTCACGCCATTTGCGGACGCTGGACGTGACCTCTTCCATCACTTCTTTGGCTTGTGCGAACGTGAGCCGGAAAAAATCAATCACCGACATTGCCAGTTCATAATCCAGTTGATTATCGACATCACTGATATTGAGATGTAACCCCTGCGCATCCGGCACAGGATTGATATCGTAAGCCGGAGAAAGAATCCAGCCACCATTTTGGAAAATAAAGCCATGATTTCGCAGATGATCGTCATTATTCGACACAGCAATATTAAAAACGATGCGTCGCCACAGTTGAGACAAGTCCTCGCGGCTACGCGCACCACGTTCAGTCAGGAACTGCGCCAGTTCAAGGTATGAAGCTTCGTAATCGCCATCGTAATAACCGAGTTGCGTCATGGCGGATGTAAAATGCAGCCGGGTATCAGGCGTGCGATCAAAGCGTTTCGTTAAAAAGGTATGATGCTCACGATCAAAGCGTTCGATGCGACATTCCGCCATTTCGATTCCCGCATTCCGTGCCAGTTGTGAAGTTAAAAACTCCCAGGCCGCAATATCATAGTCATCATAACGACTGGGGAATTTTGCAATCCACAGTTGGTTTTTCTCATCACGTACGCTGGCTTTAGGCCGCGCGCCGCCTAAAGATGAACCTGGCGACATCAACATATTGAGCCATTGCAGGTATTCAGCATCGTCACGATTGTCATTACTTTCGATTTGCTTCGCTGCCCATGCTAACTCTCTCAGCGAGGCCATCGGCGGTGCGGCGAGCCGGTCGTTATCATCGAGGAAGGGACCCGTAAGAGCACGTTTAAAACGTAGAGCTCCCTGACGGTGAAAATCATGCACTCCCAATAAGAAATCAATTTCTCCCAGCAACCTGGGGCGACGCGCTTGCTGGCGGGCGAGAATCGCTTCCCGCCTTTTCATCAATACCCGCCCCCAGCGATCCGGGCATGAATCAAGAAACACTCTAAAGTTTCGCGATACAGCGCTATGTTGTTCCCCGGAATAAAGCTCAAGATCGGGATCGACTTTCTGCACGAAGGGCGAAAGCAGCCACGCATCATCATAGCGAAAACTAAAATGCTCGCTATTACGTATCACTTCCGAACGCAGTGTGCCAACCAGCCCTGGCTCTGCAAAGTCCTGCCAGTCTGCAAAAACAAAAACGTCTGTCGCCATCAATGTGCTTCTCCTTTCTTCCTTAAAAGTTCAATATCCTGCAACTTGCGCCCCAACTCATCATCCTTTGCCACATCAAGAAAATCTTCGACCAGTCCAAGAACAGCAAGCACGGCCACATAGTGCCCAAGCGACACGCCAGGATCGCCCTGTTGGATTTTGCGGATAGTTATGCGGCTTAACCCCGTGCGTTTAGAAAGCATGGTTTGGGTGAGTTTTCTGCGCTTGCAGGCAAGCGTGATGTTTTCACCTAACTGCTGGAGAATCTTTTGGTTACGGGGAAAGACAACCGCACTACGTTTTTCAGCTGATGGCATGGATACTATACTTACCGTAATCATGAATTTTGGTAAGTATAGTATCCAATAAGTTCTCAAGGGAGAATAAATAATGAACACTACACTTACCAAAAAGCATGATTTTGATAAGTGCAGTGTCCATATATCTATTTACTGCGCCTCTTTCACCTCGGTGACGAACTCCGGCAGATCCCAGGTGCCGCCCGCGCGGATATAGCGGCACATGCCGGTGGTGGATTCGCTGCTTTTACGGAAGGTTTCGCCGTCCCACACCCACTCTGCGGAGGCCCAGCAATCACCGATACCGCGACCGCGCTGCCCCAGCGAAATGATGCCGTCGGCATAGTCGGACGCCGAGTTGGTGATAAATTGCGGGTTACCTTTCAAGGCCTTATCCAGCACCCAATAGCCGTAACCTTCGTTGTACGCGCCGCGCCAGCAAAGGGCGGAGATCAGCACATGCTTACGGTCGAGTGGCGTTAGCGTCACGTCATTATCGCCATCAATGGCCGGTTCTTGCGGTGATGCAAGACCTTCGCACTCGTTATTCTCAGGGAGCGCCGCCAGCAGGCGCGGCTTCAGCGCGTTAACTTCCGCTGCGGTCAGCGCGCGGTCTTCGCCGCTTTCTACTTTTGCCGCCTGAATGACCGGCGCGGCCACCGCAGGCGTCACCGTGTTTTCGGCTTTATCGCCTTTTTTACTGAGCGCGCCAGGCGTGCCGACGCGTCCCTGCACATCATCAAATTTCAGCAGCACCGCATACGCGCCGTCGCCGGAGAGCACAAAGGGTTTTGCCGCGCCTTTGAATTCTACTTTTGCGCTGCCTTTCACTGCATCAATCATGCTCTGCGCCTGCGCGTCCGATAAGCGCCAGGTATCATTATCTTCAGTGGCGATTTCGCCCTGTGACTTACCATCGATCCACAGCGAGAGTGCCGCTTGCGGCGCGGTTTCATCCGCATCCATCTCCGCCAGCACCACATCCACGGTAACCGGCGTGCCCGGCCCGGCTTTACGGGTGATCAGTACCGATCCGCTGGCTTCTTCTTCCGCGCTGTAACCCGCTGCGCGGCAGGTGAGCGTGTTGTCGCACACCACTTCCCAGTCTTTATGATCAAACGAGATGCCCGACTGCTCCGCCAGCGCTGGCGTACTCAGCGTCGCTGCCATCACCAGCGCCGCTCTGATACCACTGTTCATGCCATCACTCCGTAATGAGAAATGCCGACAGTGTGCAGAAATTATCGATTGGGGAGAAGTCTATTTTGGCGGGATAAAGCGAAATGAGGCGAGAAACATTTCCCGCCCCAATAGATCAATCGAGGTTAAGGTCGCTGTAGGATTTCACCACGCGGGAAACGATGCCGTAGTCGATCGCCTCTTTGGTGTTCATCCAGTAGTTACGATCGGTATCCTGCTTCACTTTTTCGACCGGCTGACCGGTTGCATTGGCGATCAGCTGGTTAACGCGTTCCAGCGTGCGGATGATCTCTTTGGCTTCAATCTCAATATCGCTCGCCTGACCCCGTACGCCGCCCAGCGGCTGATGGATCATAAAACGGGTGTTCGGCAGCGCGTAGCGGTGCTCTTTTTTCGCCGCAAGGAAGATGGTGATCCCGGCGCTGGCCACCCAGCCGGTGCCGATAATGTGCACTTCCGGGGTGATGAACTTAATCATGTCGTGAATGGTATCGGCCGCTTCGACGTGACCGCCCTGGCTGTTGAGATAGATCTTGATCGGCGCGTCGCTGATGCCCTGCAACAGCAGAAGCTGGGTGACCACTTTCTCGGTCAGCGCCTGGTTGATCTCGCCGGAGATAATGATGGAGCGGGCGTCCAGCAGCTTTTGCTGCATCAGTTGTGAAGCGTTGCCGCCCTTCTCTTCTTTTTTATCGTCTTCATCGTTGCTGTTAATAAAGTGCATCTGCTCTCTCCCCTTCAGGTTATGGAGCTAAGCATAGCCCAACGCCGAAGGGGCGGAAATAACAAGATGTTATCTCCGCATTTTCTATCATTAACCCAGCTCTTCACGACGCAACCCGAGGTCTTTAAGCTGTTCGTCGCTTAAGGCACGCAAAATCTTGCGCGTTTGCCAGCGTAAGCGCAGCGCCTGAAACTTGCGCCAGAGAAAAATAAACCCGCTAAAAGGGCTTTTGTGTCGATTTTCAAAGAATTCCATCGGTGCTCTCCTCGCCTGAACAGAGCCCCATTTTCTCTGTAATCCCGCCCTACAATACAGATTCAGAAAACACTTTTCTTTAACATACAGATCGCTTAAAACAGCATCTGAACGGCATTTTCTCCGCGAATCTGTACTGGTTTTCAAATCTGTATGGCAAAGAAAAGGGATACAGCATGACCCGCTACCAACATCTGGCTACCCTGCTGGCCGGGCGTATTGAACAAGGTTTATATCGCCACGGCGAAAAGTTGCCCTCAGTGCGCAGCCTCAGCCAGGAGCATGGCGTCAGTATCAGTACCGTGCAGCAGGCTTATCAGGTGCTGGAAAATCTGCAGCTAATCACCCCGCAGCCGCGCTCCGGCTATTTTGTCGCGCCAAGCAAAGCGAAGCCGCCCATCCCGGCGATGTCGCGCCCGGTTCAGCGCCCGGTGGATGTCACGCAGTGGGACGAAGTGCTGACGCTGTTAGAAGGGCGTGAAGACAAAACGCTTGCCACCTTCGGCGGCGGCGCACCGGATATCAGCCAACCGACGCTTAAACCACTGTGGCGGGAAATGCAGCGCGTGGTGCAACATCAAATCCAGGACGTGCTGCGTTACGATACGCTGCCTGGCCGCCGCGAATTACGCGAGCAGATCGCCCGCTTGATGCTGGATGGCGGTGCGGCCATCACCGCTGATGAAATTGTGATCGCCAGCGGTTGCCACCCCGCGCTGTCGCTGGCGCTGCTGGCCGTCTGCCAGCCGGGCGATATTATCGCGGTTGAATCGCCTTCTTATTACGGCACCATGCAGTTGCTGCGCGGGCTGGATATTAAAGCCATTGAAATTCCGACCGATGCGGAAACCGGCATCAGCATCGAAGCACTGGAGTTAGCGCTGGAACAGTGGCCGATTAAAGGCGTGATCCTGGTACCTAACTGCAATAACCCGCTCGGTTTTATCATGCCGGAAGCGCGCAAAAAGGCGGTGCTGGCGCTGGCGCAACGTCATGACATTGTGATTTTTGAAGATGATATTTACGGCGAGCTGGCGGCAGTTTATCCGCGCCCTTGCACCATCAAATCGCTGGATATCGATGGCCGCGTGCTGCTGTGCAGCTCCTTTACCAAAACCGTAGCGCCGGGTTTGCGGGTGGGCTGGATTGCGCCAGGACGTTATCTCGACCGGGTGTTGCACAAAAAATATGCCGCTATCGGCACCAACACGCCCGGCCCACAACTGGCGATGGCGGCGTTTATCCGCGATGGCCACTATCACCGCCATGTGCGCCGTATGCGTCAGATTTACCAACAGCATCTGGAAACGTACACCTGCTGGGTGCGCCAGTATTTTCCCTGCGGGATCTGCGTGACGCGCCCGCAGGGCGGCTATCTGCTGTGGATCGAGCTGCCGGAAAGTGTGGATATGGTTTGCGTTTCCCGCATGCTTTGCCGTCTGAAAATCCAGATTGCGCCCGGTTCGCTGTTCTCCGCTTCCGGCAAGTACCGAAACTGCCTGCGGCTGAACTGCGCCTTGCCGCTCACCGATGCAAACCGTGAAGTCATCAAACAGTTAGGAGAAGCGATTCACGCCGCGCTGGAGGAGTAAGGAATTTTGGCAAAAAAAAATGCCCCAAAACGTACGGAGCGAGCTCCGACTGGGGCGTAAAGGTGGATGATAAAAAAGTAATATGTTATTGCGCTAAAAAGCGCTGAATCTTCTGACTTATCGCCTTGTTAAGCTGGCAAACCCGTGCTTCCGTCAGGCCAAGGAGCTGGGCTATCTCTTTCTGGCTCATTTCATGCTGGTAATAGAGCGCAAAGATCTTCTGTTCACGCCCGTCGAGGCTCGCTATCGCGTCGCGCAATGTCCGGCTGAGCACCTCTTCATCTTCCAGCAGGCGGCTATCCAGCGCGGCCGGCGTCGCTTCACCGACAGGCAGCGCATCAAGGCTCTCCACTTCGCTGGCCGTGTCGAGCAGACGATGCTGTTGATACTCTTCTGCGCTTAAGGCAAAGCGCGCATTCAGTTCGCCAAACCCTGGTGTATGGCCCAGCTCGCGCTCCATTTCACGAATAGCATCGTTGAGTTTGTGCGTCTTTTGCCGCAGGCGGCGAGGACGCCAGTCCTGCTGACGTAATTCATCCAGTACTGCGCCACGAATACGCTGTGCGGCATAACCTGAAAAGTGCGTATCCGGATGCCCATAACGGCGCAAAGAGGAAAGCAATCCCATCAGGGCAACTTGCTGCATATCGTCTTTGCCCATTACGCTATTTCGCTGCCAGGCCAACTGTTTGACCACTTTATTCACCAGCGGTAAGTAAGTGCTGATATAGCGCGCTTCATCATGCGGCGTCAGGCTTTCTGAAATTGTCAAACTCATTGTTTATGCTACAAAAATGTTATGTAAGCTTTATTTGAATATGTCTTTTAAAATATAAAACGACAAAGTCACCACTCTGAAATAAGGATAAATTGCGTAAACCAGCAGCGTAATAAAATACATCACACTAATGATGCCCCCTGAGCTGGTAATTAAAACAATACACCAGTATCTTTATTTTTAATTACCCGAAAAACGACAATTTCTGATTTTGAATATTTCAGAATGGTAAAAGATTCTCACTATATTCCGACGTTGGTTTCCAGCGTTAATTAATAACAATTGTTCAACATCAATATGAATGAAAAATAACAACCAATCGCCAGGCCGTGCGCTTTGCCCAACATGAGCAGCGTCACACTCTTGCCACTCATTCGGCGCAAGAATAAATTATTCTTCTTTTTGTTTTACTTAATAATATATTATTCCTTACAGCACGCCGTCACCGCAGCGTAACGGCCAACCCTTCCCGTAACCGTGGAGCGAGACATGAACATTGATCTATCCGGACTGACCACCGAGGGCCGCAATACCGCCAGTGAAAACATCGATATGCTCGATACCGAAGCGATGCTGCGGGTTATCAACAGTGAAGACCAGAAAGTGGCGCAGGCGGTGGAAAAAGTGATCCCGGCTATCGCGCAGGCGGTGGATGTGATTGTCGCCGCATTTAAACAGGGCGGTCGTTTGATCTATTGCGGCGCGGGCACTTCCGGGCGTCTTGGTATCCTTGATGCCAGCGAATGTCCCCCAACGTACGGAACGCCGCGCGAACAGGTTGTCGGCCTGATTGCTGGTGGTCATCGCGCCATTTTGCAGGCGGTGGAAAACGCCGAAGACAGCCTGACGCTGGGCGTTGACGACCTGAAAGCGCTCAATTTCACCGCGCGCGATGTGCTGGTCGGCATCGCCGCCAGCGGGCGCACGCCGTATGTGATTGCCGCCATGAAATACGCACAAAGCCTGAACGCAACAACCGTGGCGCTCACCTGTAATGAAAACAGCGAAATGGCGCGCATCGCCGATATTGCGATTGTGCCAGTGGTGGGCCCGGAAGTGGTGACCGGCTCCTCGCGTATGAAAGCGGGTACCGCGCAGAAACTGGTGCTCAATATGCTGACCACCGGCGCAATGATCCGCAGCGGCAAAGTCTATGGCAATTTGATGGTGGATGTGGAAGCCACCAACCTGAAGCTGGTGCAGCGTCAGATAAACATTGTGATGGAAGCCACCGGCTGCACCCGCGACATCGCCGAACAGGCGCTGAAGGCCTGCGGCGGGCGCTGCAAAACCGCCATCGTGATGGTGCTGGGACAGCTCAGCGCGGAACAGGCAACACATCTGCTGGCCGATAACGGCGGTTTTATTCGCCAGGCGCTGGTTGATGCGGGGATCAAGTAATGGCCAAAATCAGCGAACAACTGATCGCGACAATTATCGAAAAGGTCGGCGGTAAGGAGAATATCAATACCTGCGGCAACTGTATGACGCGCCTGCGCCTGACGCTCCGCGACGATTCACGGGTGGAGACAGAGAGCCTGAAAGCCCTGCCCGGCGTACTGGGCGTGGTGAACAGCGACGATCAATTGCAGATCATCGTCGGCCCTGGCAAAGCGCAAACCGCAGCGGAAATGCTGAACACAATGATCGGCGGCCACGCCGCGCCCGTAGAAGCTGCATCGCTGAAAAGCATCGCCAGCGACACCAAGCAGCAAATGAAAGCGAAGCAGACCAGCGGCGTGCATCAGTTTCTGGCGAAGTTCGCCACCATCTTTACGCCGCTGATTCCGGGTTTTATCGCCGCCGGGATGCTGCTGGGTTTTGCCACTTTAATCGAGCAAAGCCTGCTGCTCAACGCGGCAGAGAAGAACACAACCGTGGCGCACCTCGTCGGCTATATGAAGGTTTTTGGTAAAGGCCTGTTCACCTTCCTGCCGATTCTGATTGGCTACAACGCGCAAAAAGCCTTTGGCGGCAGCGGCGTTAACGGCGCCATTATTGCCGCGCTGTTCGTGCTGGGTTATGACCCGAAAGCCACGGTCGGTTATTTCTCCGGTATCGATAACTTCTTCGGCATGGGCATTGATCCGCGCGGCAACATTATCGGCGTGCTGATCGCCGCGATCCTCGGCGCGTGGATCGAACGTCAGATCCGCAAGGTGGTGCCGGATAATCTCGACATGATCCTCACTTCGCTGCTGACGCTACTTATCACCGGCGCGCTGGCGTTTGTGGTGATTATGCCGATTGGCGGCGAGCTGTTTAAAGGCATGTCGTGGCTGTTCCTGCACCTCAACGGCAACCCGTTTGGCTGCGCGGTGCTGGCGGGCCTGTTTCTTATCGCCGTGGTGTTTGGCGTTCATCAGGGGTTTATTCCGGTTTACTTCGCACTGATGGATGCGCAGGGTTTCAACTCGCTGTTCCCCATTCTGGCGATGGCAGGCGGTGGCCAGGTGGGTGCTGCGCTGGCGCTCTATTTCCGCTCGGCGCCACATTCGGTGCTGCGTAACCAGGTGCGCGGGGCGATCATTCCCGGCCTGCTGGGCGTAGGTGAACCGCTGATTTACGCGGTGACCTTACCGCGCGTGAAACCTTTCGTCACCGCCTGTATCGGCGGCGCGTGCGGGGGATTTTTTATTGGCACCGTCGCGTGGTTTGGCTTGCCGGTCGGCCTGAATACGGTGTTTGGCCCTTCCGGGCTGGTGGCGCTCCCGCTGATGACCTCCGGCCAGGGCATTTACGCCGGGATGGCGGTCTACGCGGCAGGCGTCGTCATCGCTTATCTGTGCGGTTT
The Kosakonia oryzae genome window above contains:
- a CDS encoding FosA family fosfomycin resistance glutathione transferase, which encodes MLQGLNHLTLAVSDLARSVDFYHRLLGLKLHARWDNGAYLTCGELWLCLSVDAQREYVPPQRSDYTHYAFSISESDFAGFVARLEQSGVVNWKANKSEGDSWYFLDPDGHKLEAHVGDLAQRLAACREKPYKGMVFFD
- a CDS encoding type II toxin-antitoxin system HipA family toxin, with translation MMATDVFVFADWQDFAEPGLVGTLRSEVIRNSEHFSFRYDDAWLLSPFVQKVDPDLELYSGEQHSAVSRNFRVFLDSCPDRWGRVLMKRREAILARQQARRPRLLGEIDFLLGVHDFHRQGALRFKRALTGPFLDDNDRLAAPPMASLRELAWAAKQIESNDNRDDAEYLQWLNMLMSPGSSLGGARPKASVRDEKNQLWIAKFPSRYDDYDIAAWEFLTSQLARNAGIEMAECRIERFDREHHTFLTKRFDRTPDTRLHFTSAMTQLGYYDGDYEASYLELAQFLTERGARSREDLSQLWRRIVFNIAVSNNDDHLRNHGFIFQNGGWILSPAYDINPVPDAQGLHLNISDVDNQLDYELAMSVIDFFRLTFAQAKEVMEEVTSSVRKWREIAESMNISRAEQERMAPAFNV
- a CDS encoding helix-turn-helix domain-containing protein yields the protein MPSAEKRSAVVFPRNQKILQQLGENITLACKRRKLTQTMLSKRTGLSRITIRKIQQGDPGVSLGHYVAVLAVLGLVEDFLDVAKDDELGRKLQDIELLRKKGEAH
- a CDS encoding DUF1176 domain-containing protein, coding for MNSGIRAALVMAATLSTPALAEQSGISFDHKDWEVVCDNTLTCRAAGYSAEEEASGSVLITRKAGPGTPVTVDVVLAEMDADETAPQAALSLWIDGKSQGEIATEDNDTWRLSDAQAQSMIDAVKGSAKVEFKGAAKPFVLSGDGAYAVLLKFDDVQGRVGTPGALSKKGDKAENTVTPAVAAPVIQAAKVESGEDRALTAAEVNALKPRLLAALPENNECEGLASPQEPAIDGDNDVTLTPLDRKHVLISALCWRGAYNEGYGYWVLDKALKGNPQFITNSASDYADGIISLGQRGRGIGDCWASAEWVWDGETFRKSSESTTGMCRYIRAGGTWDLPEFVTEVKEAQ
- a CDS encoding ATP-dependent Clp protease proteolytic subunit; this translates as MHFINSNDEDDKKEEKGGNASQLMQQKLLDARSIIISGEINQALTEKVVTQLLLLQGISDAPIKIYLNSQGGHVEAADTIHDMIKFITPEVHIIGTGWVASAGITIFLAAKKEHRYALPNTRFMIHQPLGGVRGQASDIEIEAKEIIRTLERVNQLIANATGQPVEKVKQDTDRNYWMNTKEAIDYGIVSRVVKSYSDLNLD
- a CDS encoding DUF1127 domain-containing protein, with amino-acid sequence MEFFENRHKSPFSGFIFLWRKFQALRLRWQTRKILRALSDEQLKDLGLRREELG
- a CDS encoding aminotransferase-like domain-containing protein, producing the protein MTRYQHLATLLAGRIEQGLYRHGEKLPSVRSLSQEHGVSISTVQQAYQVLENLQLITPQPRSGYFVAPSKAKPPIPAMSRPVQRPVDVTQWDEVLTLLEGREDKTLATFGGGAPDISQPTLKPLWREMQRVVQHQIQDVLRYDTLPGRRELREQIARLMLDGGAAITADEIVIASGCHPALSLALLAVCQPGDIIAVESPSYYGTMQLLRGLDIKAIEIPTDAETGISIEALELALEQWPIKGVILVPNCNNPLGFIMPEARKKAVLALAQRHDIVIFEDDIYGELAAVYPRPCTIKSLDIDGRVLLCSSFTKTVAPGLRVGWIAPGRYLDRVLHKKYAAIGTNTPGPQLAMAAFIRDGHYHRHVRRMRQIYQQHLETYTCWVRQYFPCGICVTRPQGGYLLWIELPESVDMVCVSRMLCRLKIQIAPGSLFSASGKYRNCLRLNCALPLTDANREVIKQLGEAIHAALEE
- a CDS encoding FliA/WhiG family RNA polymerase sigma factor, yielding MSLTISESLTPHDEARYISTYLPLVNKVVKQLAWQRNSVMGKDDMQQVALMGLLSSLRRYGHPDTHFSGYAAQRIRGAVLDELRQQDWRPRRLRQKTHKLNDAIREMERELGHTPGFGELNARFALSAEEYQQHRLLDTASEVESLDALPVGEATPAALDSRLLEDEEVLSRTLRDAIASLDGREQKIFALYYQHEMSQKEIAQLLGLTEARVCQLNKAISQKIQRFLAQ
- the murQ gene encoding N-acetylmuramic acid 6-phosphate etherase, which codes for MNIDLSGLTTEGRNTASENIDMLDTEAMLRVINSEDQKVAQAVEKVIPAIAQAVDVIVAAFKQGGRLIYCGAGTSGRLGILDASECPPTYGTPREQVVGLIAGGHRAILQAVENAEDSLTLGVDDLKALNFTARDVLVGIAASGRTPYVIAAMKYAQSLNATTVALTCNENSEMARIADIAIVPVVGPEVVTGSSRMKAGTAQKLVLNMLTTGAMIRSGKVYGNLMVDVEATNLKLVQRQINIVMEATGCTRDIAEQALKACGGRCKTAIVMVLGQLSAEQATHLLADNGGFIRQALVDAGIK
- the murP gene encoding PTS N-acetylmuramic acid transporter subunit IIBC; translated protein: MAKISEQLIATIIEKVGGKENINTCGNCMTRLRLTLRDDSRVETESLKALPGVLGVVNSDDQLQIIVGPGKAQTAAEMLNTMIGGHAAPVEAASLKSIASDTKQQMKAKQTSGVHQFLAKFATIFTPLIPGFIAAGMLLGFATLIEQSLLLNAAEKNTTVAHLVGYMKVFGKGLFTFLPILIGYNAQKAFGGSGVNGAIIAALFVLGYDPKATVGYFSGIDNFFGMGIDPRGNIIGVLIAAILGAWIERQIRKVVPDNLDMILTSLLTLLITGALAFVVIMPIGGELFKGMSWLFLHLNGNPFGCAVLAGLFLIAVVFGVHQGFIPVYFALMDAQGFNSLFPILAMAGGGQVGAALALYFRSAPHSVLRNQVRGAIIPGLLGVGEPLIYAVTLPRVKPFVTACIGGACGGFFIGTVAWFGLPVGLNTVFGPSGLVALPLMTSGQGIYAGMAVYAAGVVIAYLCGFIATWLFGHKNVDLS